A single Verrucomicrobiia bacterium DNA region contains:
- a CDS encoding protein phosphatase 2C domain-containing protein, with protein sequence MSQPSPEVITPTLRWFGWTDCGRVRQNNEDAFLGLRFDAQDVQRLGKFGEASLAQADFAFAVSDGMGGAKAGEYASNVAVEKITTLLPRSFAQRAAGLSIGAEDILAELFTQVHRALAYLGGSYEECDGMETTLSLCWFTPGWMYFGHVGDSRIYYLSQRDQTIKQISHDDTHVGWLYRQGKINEREARTHPRRNVLQKALGGSNQFIDPQLGAVGFESGDRFLICSDGLIEGLYDHHILDLIRSNSGRSDYHPARELVLESVRNDGRDNTTALVVEVI encoded by the coding sequence ATGAGCCAACCCAGCCCTGAAGTGATCACCCCCACGTTGCGCTGGTTTGGCTGGACGGATTGTGGCCGCGTCCGTCAGAACAACGAAGATGCTTTTCTCGGATTGCGATTTGACGCGCAAGACGTGCAACGGCTGGGAAAGTTTGGCGAAGCTTCATTGGCTCAGGCCGACTTCGCCTTCGCCGTCAGCGATGGCATGGGCGGCGCCAAAGCGGGGGAATACGCCAGCAATGTTGCTGTGGAAAAAATCACGACGCTGCTACCGCGCTCTTTTGCCCAACGCGCCGCGGGTTTGAGCATCGGCGCGGAAGATATTCTGGCCGAACTTTTCACCCAGGTGCATCGCGCTCTGGCTTACCTGGGCGGCAGCTACGAGGAGTGCGATGGCATGGAAACGACGCTGAGCCTGTGCTGGTTTACTCCCGGGTGGATGTATTTTGGTCATGTGGGCGATAGTCGGATTTATTACTTGTCGCAGCGCGATCAAACCATCAAACAGATCAGCCACGATGACACCCACGTCGGCTGGCTGTATCGCCAGGGAAAGATCAATGAACGCGAAGCGCGCACCCATCCGCGTCGCAACGTCCTGCAAAAAGCCCTCGGTGGCAGCAATCAATTCATTGACCCGCAACTTGGCGCGGTGGGCTTCGAGTCCGGCGACCGTTTTTTAATTTGTTCCGACGGCCTGATTGAGGGGCTTTATGACCATCACATTCTGGATTTAATCCGGTCGAACTCCGGACGTTCCGATTACCATCCGGCGCGCGAATTGGTGTTGGAGTCGGTGCGTAATGACGGTCGCGATAACACCACGGCGCTGGTCGTCGAAGTTATTTGA